One Brassica napus cultivar Da-Ae chromosome A1, Da-Ae, whole genome shotgun sequence genomic region harbors:
- the LOC106375906 gene encoding protein SPOROCYTELESS, with protein sequence MATSLSFMSTDQNTSLSFMSTDQNSVRNPNELLRNTYQLVNGEIRTEPPKKSRGRKPGSKTGQQNQKKPTLRGMGVAKLERVIAEEEKKKTVVAGGEGDTSAASPNANRLLPVLPDRGVVLQGFPSYGGGPTNTSLGGYTRSRFLCGGGAGSGQIVIDPVCSPWGFVETSTHELSSIPNPQMYNASSNHCDTCFKKKRLDGDQNVVRSNGGGFSKYTMMIPPPPPPMNGYDDQRSQGFFYDQRIARSAPVSASMNPYFNEATNLTGAMEEFGSLNPRNGTRGVKEYEFFPGKYDDFQGNSFPVATSVGDCSPNTTSSTIDLSLKL encoded by the exons ATGGCTACTTCTCTCTCCTTCATGTCAACAGACCAAAACACTTCTCTCTCCTTCATGTCAACAGACCAAAACTCCGTCAGAAACCCAAACGAGCTTCTCAGAAACACTTACCAGCTTGTCAACGGCGAGATCCGGACAGAGCCGCCGAAGAAGAGCCGTGGTCGGAAACCTGGATCGAAGACAGGTCAGCAAAACCAGAAGAAACCGACGCTGAGAGGAATGGGCGTGGCTAAGCTCGAGCGAGTCATAgctgaggaagagaagaagaaaactgtCGTCGCCGGAGGAGAAGGAGACACGTCAGCTGCGAGCCCTAACGCCAACCGTTTATTACCGGTCTTACCCGACCGAGGTGTTGTGCTACAAGGCTTTCCAAGCTACGGTGGTGGGCCCACAAACACCTCTCTTGGAGGGTATACTCGAAGCAGGTTCCTTTGCGGTGGAGGAGCCGGGTCGGGTCAGATCGTGATCGACCCGGTTTGTTCTCCTTGGGGTTTTGTTGAGACATCTACTCATGAGCTCTCTTCAATCCCAAATCCTCAAATGTATAACGCCTCCAGTAATCACTGTGACACGTGCTTCAAG AAGAAACGTTTGGACGGAGATCAAAATGTGGTGAGATCCAACGGTGGTGGGTTTTCGAAATACACAATGAtgattcctcctcctcctcctccaatgAACGGCTACGATGATCAGAGGAGCCAAGGCTTCTTTTATGATCAACGAATCGCCAGATCAGCTCCAGTTTCTGCTTCCATGAATCCGTACTTCAACGAGGCGACAAATCTCACG GGAGCAATGGAGGAGTTTGGTAGCTTAAACCCTAGGAACGGAACAAGAGGTGTGAAGGAGTACGAGTTTTTCCCGGGGAAATACGATGATTTCCAAGGAAACTCGTTTCCAGTGGCTACATCAGTAGGTGATTGCAGTCCTAATACTACATCATCCACTATCGATCTGTCCTTGAAGCtttaa
- the LOC106445808 gene encoding universal stress protein PHOS34, with translation MNPDSDYPHLPNIKIHHPSSPRHSHHHSSSTPSAATPTPTAGARRKIGVAVDLSEESAFAVRWAVDHYIRPGDAVVILHVSPTSVLFGADWGPLPLQSPPPPNHPSQEDFDAFTSSKVADLARPLKEAGFPHKIQIVKDHDMRERLCLEIERLNLSAVIMGSRGFGAEKKKGSDGKLGSVSDYCVHHCVCPVVVARYPDDRDGPAAPGEEGGGTREAIVTVKAGRDDDGEDDEAHEAKIAAASAHHEHVKDE, from the exons atgaaTCCAGATTCCGATTACCCTCACCTCCCCAACATCAAGATCCACCACCCTTCCTCCCCTCGCCACTCCCACCACCACTCCTCCTCCACCCCCTCCGCCGCCACCCCCACCCCCACCGCCGGCGCCCGCCGTAAAATCGGAGTCGCCGTTGACCTCTCCGAAGAAAGCGCCTTCGCCGTCCGCTGGGCCGTCGATCACTACATCCGCCCCGGAGACGCCGTCGTCATCCTCCACGTCTCCCCCACCTCCGTCCTCTTCGGCGCCGACTGGGGCCCCCTCCCCCTCCAGTCCCCTCCTCCTCCCAACCACCCCTCCCAGGAGGATTTCGACGCCTTCACGTCCTCGAAGGTCGCCGATCTCGCGAGGCCCCTGAAGGAGGCGGGGTTCCCTCACAAGATCCAGATAGTGAAGGACCACGACATGAGGGAGAGGCTGTGTTTGGAGATCGAGAGGCTGAATCTGAGCGCTGTGATCATGGGGAGCAGAGGGTTTGGAgctgagaagaagaaagggagCGATGGGAAGCTTGGCTCTGTTAGTGATTATTGTGTTCACCACTGTGTTTGTCCTGTTGTTGTCGCGAGGTATCCTGATGATCGTGACGGTCCTGCTGCTCCTGGGGAGGAGGGTGGAGGTACGAGGGAAGCTATTGTCACTGTGAAGGCGGGGAGGGATGATGATGGCGAGGATGATGAAGCTCATGAGGCTAAGATTGCTGCTGCTTCCGCTCATCATGAACACGTCAAAG ATGAGTAG